In Oryctolagus cuniculus chromosome X, mOryCun1.1, whole genome shotgun sequence, a single window of DNA contains:
- the LOC103351829 gene encoding CXXC-type zinc finger protein 1: protein MEKEKKNMQKQKHTHKKKHKEHTDPAASTPLQQCLGPRCVYAARPGSKYCSDDCGMKLAAERIYEILPQRIQQWQNSPCVAQEINQKMLEQIDHEKQVTHSHLKHMEHHLYELEAIILRGKQQTVCVDEERDKTEKDQADLQIFCVSCGRSIKMHLALRHMERCFAKYECQVSFGSLYPTCIEGTTRLFCDVYNPESKRYCKRLQVLCPEHTRDPKVSKDEVCGCPLVSNVFEFTGDFCRLPKHLCNRHYCWEKLRRAEVDLERVRALHKLEQLFEQEQKVRMAMTNRAGLLGLMLHQTIQHDPLTSDLRSRADS from the exons ATGGAGAAAGAGAAG AAGAATATGCAGAAGCAGAAGCACACACAcaagaagaaacacaaagagcACACAGATCCTGCGGCCTCAACTCCACTGCAGCAGTGCTTGGGGCCTCGCTGTGTGTATGCTGCCCGTCCAGGCTCGAAGTACTGCTCGGATGATTGCGGCATGAAGCTTGCAGCTGA ACGCATCTATGAGATCTTGCCCCAGCGCATCCAGCAGTGGCAGAACAGCCCCTGCGTCGCTCAGGAGATCAACCAAAAAATGTTGGAGCAAATCGATCACGAGAAGCAGGTCACCCATAGCCACCTGAAGCACATGGAACACCATTTATATGAACTTGAGGCCATCATCCTGCGTGGCAAGCAGCAGACTGTGTGTGTGGACGAGGAG AGAGACAAAACTGAGAAGGACCAGGCAGACCTGCAAATCTTCTGTGTCTCCTGCGGGCGATCCATCAAAATGCACTTGGCCCTGCGCCACATGGAGCGCTGCTTTGCCAAG TATGAGTGCCAGGTATCGTTTGGATCCTTGTACCCTACTTGCATTGAAGG GACCACACGACTCTTTTGTGATGTCTACAACCCAGAGAGTAAGAGGTACTGTAAGCGGCTCCAGGTGCTGTGCCCCGAGCACACTCGGGACCCCAAG GTGTCCAAAGACGAGGTGTGTGGTTGCCCGCTAGTGAGCAATGTCTTTGAGTTCACAGGTGATTTCTGTCGCCTTCCCAAACACCTGTGCAACCGCCACTACTGCTGGGAGAAGCTGAGGCGCGCCGAGGTGGACCTGGAACGCGTGCGGGCG TTGCACAAGCTGGAACAGCTGTTCGAACAAGAGCAAAAGGTGCGCATGGCTATGACCAATCGGGCAGGACTCCTGGGGCTGATGCTTCACCAGACCATTCAGCACGATCCGCTCACCTCTGACCTGCGCTCCCGGGCGGACAGCTGA